One segment of Anastrepha obliqua isolate idAnaObli1 chromosome 3, idAnaObli1_1.0, whole genome shotgun sequence DNA contains the following:
- the LOC129240482 gene encoding fibroblast growth factor receptor homolog 1 → MAKIKLKSFYYGQLNLLLMIFCIYPPNLSLARSLGDSQAPNLRTPQVVNITLSPSVILTKSVLAPNTDVRLTCLLKGPIKWYKEDEFLSANRLLVLKEVQRKDAGVYSCQAEQVPLGPKYVSVALKVVEPELSSRPTDVEEDIADFSKVEDEAEARLRLDRGDVDSAEEIIEEEPQLNFSKGSNNTALKIVHLPNPGPPHFQQRFKLADSLEQALGSFAQLSCPSLGNPLPIITWWHNNTRMDLTPLRFRLKKWSLFIEKLTTADSGTYTCKISNKFGTIEHSIKLTIIGQLHSEKPLIVNNTPTNQTVIKNSSSRFECQVESPTAVRIRWIKHKNSLKEEPNLNFANNSNIIELPTNAEKPEILNIMQASSEDEGFYTCIVTNDDGDTMATAYLQVVEPKSTTATPKTKTIFLDKRTAHSSESLSGLTPEKDHDKLATVIDVDVDGKDGADTNDESEAIEESAPRFKKADKLIQTLHKPAGSTIQLLCPANGNPMPNVTWTRSTGDKNFTEIMRHIGKVTYKKWSMQMDEVIAEDSGVYKCTVCNKLGCIDHSTKLTIMDRLRSRPIHSDKFPQNQTVLTNSSAYFECRVVSDLEPHIFWVRYNRANESIDKLERMFANSNVNAYQPSAKDFIKLSGEPDKPNVLRLENVTHADEGWYTCVAASNLGESMASAYLHVVDKLPSREVYMLWRAHPVWMTVAAIVIVLLFLFGSIFIIYVLRKLKHEKLLKHRIETVHQWTKKVIIYKPSSSENNSSDLQMPVIKIEKQRTTFQASTLDPSQAFNEYEFPLDSNWEIPRTQLNLGSTLGEGAFGRVVMAEACNLPRTVNNSSSIVAVKMVKEEHTDADMASLVREMEVMKMIGKHINIINLLGCCTQSGPLWVIVEFAPHGNLKDFLKKNRPLFVGSPSLQRSSDCLEDMPQLTEKNLVSFAFQIARGMEYLASRRCIHRDLAARNVLVSDDYVMKIADFGLARDIQDTDYYRKNTNGRLPIKWMAPESLQEKFYDSQSDVWSYGVLLWEIMTFGEQPYPNIMSAEELYSYLITGQRMEKPARCSLNIYMLMRQCWHFDANIRPTFGEIVENLDKILQLASNHATNEEYLDLSMPMLETPPSSSDDESEPETFQETSPLRYQYTYKFN, encoded by the exons ATGGcaaaaatcaaactgaaatcaTTTTATTACGGCCAGCTTAATTTGCTTTTGATGATTTTCTGTATCTACCCGCCCAATTTGTCGCTGGCCAGAAGTTTGGGTGACAGTCAGGCACCTAACTTACGAACCCCTCAAGTGGTCAATATCACCCTAAGCCCGAGTGTTATACTCACCAAAAGTGTGCTTGCGCCGAATACAGACGTACGTTTGACGTGCTTGCTTAAAGGGCCCATTAAGTGGTACAAGGAAGATGAGTTCCTGAGCGCTAACCGTCTCCTGGTGTTGAAGGAAGTTCAACGGAAAGATGCGGGTGTGTACAGTTGCCAGGCGGAACAAGTGCCATTAGGCCCAAAGTACGTTAGTGTCGCATTGAAAGTGGTTGAACCTGAACTATCTAGTCGCCCAACTGATGTCGAAGAAGACATAGCTGATTTTAGTAAGGTTGAAGACGAAGCAGAAGCACGACTGCGCTTGGATCGAGGTGATGTTGATTCGGCGGAGGAAATCATCGAAGAGGAGCCCCAACTAAACTTCTCGAAAGGTAGCAACAACACGGCTTTAAAAATTGTGCATCTGCCAAATCCTGGTCCACCACATTTTCAGCAACGATTCAAACTTGCAGATAGCCTAGAACAAGCACTTGGGAGCTTTGCGCAATTGAGCTGCCCCTCGTTGGGCAATCCGTTACCAATCATCACTTGGTGGCACAATAACACAAGAATGGATCTAACCCCATTGCGTTTTAGGCTAAAAAAATGGTCACTTTTTATTGAGAAGCTGACCACAGCAGACTCGGGCACCTATACATGTAAAATCAGTAATAAATTCGGTACTATTGAACATAGTATAAAATTGACTATTATCGGTCAGCTACACTCTGAAAAACCACTCATTGTGAATAATACACCAACTAATCAAACGGTTATAAAGAATAGTAGCTCGCGGTTCGAGTGCCAAGTTGAGTCCCCGACCGCAGTTCGAATTCGTTGGATCAAGCATAAAAACAGCCTCAAAGAGGAACCGAATTTGAACTTTGCGAACAATTCGAATATAATTGAATTGCCAACGAATGCAGAAAAACCAGAGATTTTAAATATAATGCAAGCGAGTTCGGAAGATGAAGGTTTTTATACTTGTATTGTGACGAATGATGATGGCGATACAATGGCCACAGCTTATTTGCAAGTAGTAGAACCAAAAAGTACTACCGCAACACCTAAAACTAAAACCATATTTCTAGATAAGCGCACTGCTCATTCATCGGAAAGCTTAAGTGGATTAACCCCGGAAAAGGATCACGATAAGCTTGCAACGGTTATTGATGTGGATGTGGATGGGAAGGATGGTGCTGATACTAATGATGAATCAGAGGCAATAGAAGAGAGTGCACCACGTTTCAAAAAAGCGGACAAACTCATTCAAACTCTGCACAAACCAGCAGGTTCCACAATACAATTGCTTTGTCCTGCCAATGGCAATCCCATGCCAAACGTAACATGGACGCGCAGCACTGGTGACAAAAATTTCACTGAGATTATGCGCCATATAGGTAAAGTCACTTACAAAAAATGGTCGATGCAAATGGACGAAGTTATTGCCGAGGACTCGGGCGTCTACAAGTGCACGGTTTGTAATAAGCTGGGTTGCATAGATCATTCCACAAAACTGACTATAATGGACCGTTTACGTTCTCGTCCTATTCACAGTGACAAATTTCCACAAAATCAAACTGTCTTAACCAATAGCAGCGCATACTTTGAGTGCCGCGTCGTATCGGATCTGGAGCCACATATATTCTGGGTACGGTACAATCGGGCAAATGAAAGTATTGACAAATTGGAGCGCATGTTTGCTAATTCAAACGTCAACGCTTATCAGCCATCAGCAAAAGATTTCATAAAACTTTCCGGCGAACCAGACAAACCGAATGTTCTTCGTTTGGAAAATGTTACACACGCGGACGAAGGCTGGTACACTTGTGTAGCAGCGAGTAACTTAGGCGAGTCAATGGCGAGTGCTTACTTGCATGTGGTTGACAAATTGCCAAGTCGCGAAGTATATATGCTGTGGCGCGCGCATCCTGTCTGGATGACTGTGGCGGCAATAGTGATTGTGTTGCTGTTCCTTTTCGGTTCCATCTTCATAATTTACGTATTGCGTAAGCTGAAACATGAGAAATTGCTGAAGCATCGCATCGAGACAGTTCACCAATGGACGAAAAAAGTTATTATCTACAAACCGTCTTCTTCCGAGAATAACTCCTCCGATCTGCAAATGCCTGtgatcaaaattgaaaaacaacgtACTACCTTTCAAGCCTCTACCTTGGATCCTTCGCAAGCTTTTAATGAATATGAATTTCCGCTTGACTCCAACTGGGAGATACCGCGTACACAACTAAACCTAGGCTCGACTTTGGGCGAAGGCGCTTTCGGACGTGTAGTTATGGCAGAAGCGTGCAATTTGCCACGCACTGTCAATAATTCTTCGAGCATAGTTGCGGTGAAAATGGTAAAAGAAGAGCACACTGATGCGGACATGGCGAGTTTAGTAAGAGAAATGgaagtaatgaaaatgatcgGAAAGCATATTAACATCATTAATTTGTTGGGCTGTTGTACGCAGAGTGGACCGCTTTGGGTAATCGTCGAATTTGCGCCTCATGGCAATTTAAAAGACTTTCTGAAAAAGAATAGACCATTGTTTGTGGGTAGTCCCAGTTTACAGCGCAGCAGTGACTGCCTGGAAGATATGCCACAGCTAACAGAGAAGAATTTGGTTTCATTTGCATTTCAAATTGCTCGTGGAATGGAATACCTTGCTTCGCGTAGG TGCATCCATCGCGACTTGGCGGCTCGCAATGTTCTAGTGAGCGACGACTATGTTATGAAGATTGCCGATTTTGGGCTGGCGCGCGACATACAAGACACAGACTATTATAGGAAGAACACCAACGGTCGTTTACCCATCAAGTGGATGGCGCCTGAGTCGCTACAAGAAAAGTTTTACGACTCGCAATCGGACGTATGGTCCTATGGTGTATTATTGTGGGAGATTATGACCTTTGGAGAGCAGCCATATCCTAATATAATGTCTGCGGAGGAGCTCTACAGCTACCTAATTACTGGTCAGCGGATGGAGAAGCCGGCACGGTGTTCACTTAATATTTACATGCTAATGCGGCAGTGTTGGCATTTTGACGCCAACATACGACCGACATTTGGTGAGATTGTTGAGAATTTAGATAAAATTCTTCAGCTGGCGTCAAATCACGCCACAAATGAAGAGTATTTAGATCTATCTATGCCAATGCTCGAGACACCACCATCATCGAGTGATGATGAATCCGAACCGGAGACATTTCAAGAAACGTCCCCGTTGCGCTATCaatacacatacaaatttaattag